In Marixanthomonas ophiurae, one genomic interval encodes:
- a CDS encoding adenylosuccinate synthetase, with amino-acid sequence MKKYISSLFVALMFLISKAEAQIPKEVPHPDNNKPLDLSNPADIIIYIIIPVVFIILFFVWRSKRKKKNK; translated from the coding sequence ATGAAAAAATATATTTCAAGCTTATTTGTAGCATTAATGTTCTTAATTTCAAAGGCAGAAGCGCAAATTCCGAAAGAAGTTCCGCATCCGGACAATAATAAACCGTTAGATTTATCAAATCCTGCCGACATTATAATTTATATTATAATCCCTGTGGTTTTTATAATATTGTTCTTCGTTTGGCGCAGTAAGCGAAAAAAGAAGAATAAATAG